The genomic region AGTTCCTCTTCCGAGGCTAGTGGCGATAAAACCCAAGCTTCGAAAGCAGCGAGGATTACTGGGTAGTAAAGCTGACGAGCAAAACTCCGGCCCTTACAGCATCAGTGCGGTTTCTACCATTGGCGGCCAAGTCACGCTCACCGGCCAGAATCTGAGCGCTGTTACTGCTGTAAAGGTAGGTAACAGCACTTACTCCAATTTAGAAATTAATAGCGCCGGTACCCAAATCCGCTTTAACTACCCACCGCTGTGGCAAAACCTGAAAGTAGTGGCCTGGCCGGCACCGTGGAAAGCAACGCGCTTTCT from Adhaeribacter arboris harbors:
- a CDS encoding IPT/TIG domain-containing protein, with translation MTAAIFWAAVPLPRLVAIKPKLRKQRGLLGSKADEQNSGPYSISAVSTIGGQVTLTGQNLSAVTAVKVGNSTYSNLEINSAGTQIRFNYPPLWQNLKVVAWPAPWKATRFLSRTPTKPQN